A single region of the Triticum dicoccoides isolate Atlit2015 ecotype Zavitan chromosome 2B, WEW_v2.0, whole genome shotgun sequence genome encodes:
- the LOC119368825 gene encoding chromatin structure-remodeling complex protein SYD-like, with product MLPSTARPAGAAAYTQPQLRQMRAQCIVFLAFKNQMEPRKRHLDIALGEDDIDGAGCHGETTTSSPSQASSSSAAPLPLPHLLPISSLRLSPPVTEQEQENRHRNDDPEAKHE from the exons ATGCTTCCTTCGACGGCTCGCCCTGCAGGTGCCGCGGCCTACACGCAGCCGCAGCTGAGGCAGATGAGGGCGCAGTGCATCGTCTTCCTCGCCTTCAA GAACCAGATGGAGCCCAGGAAGCGGCACCTCGACATCGCGCTCGGTGAGGATGACATCGACGGGGCCGGCTGCCACGGCGAGACGACGACGAGCTCGCCTTCTCAAGCCTCGTCGTCCTCTGCTGCACCGTTGCCGCTGCCCCACCTCCTGCCCATCTCCTCGCTGCGGCTGTCTCCGCCGGTGACGGAGCAGGAGCAGGAGAATCGCCACCGCAACGACGACCCTGAAGCAAAGCACGAGTAG